In Mastigocladopsis repens PCC 10914, a single window of DNA contains:
- a CDS encoding esterase/lipase family protein, which translates to MPLPTVILPGYLESAIAYRPLEKSLQQLGFPTVTVPLRRRDWIPTLGGRPMTPILRQLDDTVKQILQRCNASQINLIGHSAGGWISRIYLGEKPYLGRGEIKSSIWQAYPLVGTLLTLGTPHVSQERWTRWNLDFVNQNYPGAFYKNVRYVCVAGKTIFGQRRRGSWLAYSSYQLTCGKGNTWGDGIIPIEAAHLEGAENLVIEGVKHSPRSSPRWYGSPEPLQAWLSYLI; encoded by the coding sequence ATGCCATTACCGACAGTTATTTTGCCTGGATATCTAGAAAGCGCGATCGCTTACCGTCCACTAGAAAAATCCTTGCAACAGTTGGGTTTTCCCACGGTCACGGTACCGCTGCGACGGCGTGACTGGATACCCACTCTTGGCGGAAGACCTATGACGCCTATTTTGCGGCAACTCGATGATACGGTCAAGCAGATATTACAGCGATGCAATGCGTCTCAAATTAACTTAATTGGTCACTCAGCAGGAGGTTGGATATCTCGTATCTACCTTGGAGAAAAACCTTACTTAGGACGCGGTGAAATCAAGTCATCTATATGGCAAGCTTACCCTTTGGTAGGAACTCTGCTCACTTTGGGGACACCTCATGTTAGCCAAGAACGCTGGACGCGTTGGAATTTGGATTTTGTGAATCAAAACTATCCAGGAGCATTTTACAAAAATGTTCGCTACGTTTGTGTTGCCGGAAAAACGATCTTTGGGCAAAGACGGCGGGGTAGTTGGTTAGCTTACAGTAGTTATCAGTTAACCTGCGGCAAAGGTAACACTTGGGGTGATGGAATTATACCCATTGAAGCTGCTCATCTTGAGGGGGCGGAAAATCTTGTTATTGAGGGAGTCAAGCATTCTCCCAGAAGTTCTCCACGGTGGTACGGTTCACCAGAACCGTTACAAGCTTGGTTGTCTTATTTGATTTAA
- the petJ gene encoding cytochrome c6 PetJ, producing the protein MRRVLFIFIFAIALFQFTFIHTAFAGEISNGGKIFNANCASCHIGGGNILIDEKTLKKEALSKYLENYDADSIQAIIYLVQNGKNAMPAYKSKLSEQEILEVAAYVFQKAEQGWQGS; encoded by the coding sequence TTGAGAAGAGTTTTATTTATCTTTATATTCGCGATCGCCCTGTTCCAATTTACATTCATTCATACAGCATTTGCAGGCGAAATATCCAACGGTGGCAAAATCTTTAACGCTAACTGCGCTTCTTGTCACATAGGTGGTGGTAACATCCTCATTGATGAAAAAACTTTGAAAAAGGAAGCTTTATCAAAGTACCTGGAAAATTATGATGCGGACTCAATTCAAGCGATTATCTACCTGGTGCAAAATGGGAAAAATGCAATGCCAGCATACAAGAGTAAGTTGAGCGAACAGGAGATTCTAGAGGTAGCTGCTTACGTTTTTCAGAAAGCGGAACAAGGCTGGCAAGGTAGCTGA
- the petE gene encoding plastocyanin — MKFIASSLRRFSLALLTIFLVVSSFAVFAPSAAAETYTVKLGSDKGMLAFEPNKLTIKPGDTIKWVNNKVPPHNVVFDAAKNPNKSADLAKSLSHKQLLMSPGQEYETTFSADTPPGDYTFYCEPHRGAGMVGKVTVQG; from the coding sequence ATGAAATTTATTGCGTCAAGTTTACGGCGCTTTAGTTTAGCACTGTTAACAATTTTTTTAGTTGTTAGTAGCTTCGCTGTTTTCGCTCCCAGTGCTGCGGCTGAGACATATACTGTAAAGCTGGGTAGTGACAAGGGCATGCTGGCATTTGAACCAAATAAGTTGACAATTAAACCAGGCGACACAATTAAATGGGTGAACAACAAAGTTCCTCCCCATAATGTTGTGTTTGATGCTGCTAAAAACCCAAACAAGAGCGCCGATCTAGCTAAATCTCTGTCTCATAAGCAGTTGCTGATGAGTCCTGGTCAAGAATATGAAACAACTTTCTCAGCAGACACACCTCCTGGTGACTACACCTTCTACTGCGAACCTCATCGTGGCGCTGGCATGGTAGGCAAAGTTACTGTGCAAGGCTAG
- a CDS encoding cytochrome c family protein, producing the protein MNFFCRQVTPGLLSQQDVESLAAFVVTAAPKAPGWGNQDF; encoded by the coding sequence ATGAACTTTTTTTGCCGTCAGGTAACTCCAGGTTTGTTATCCCAACAGGATGTGGAAAGTTTAGCTGCTTTCGTTGTCACAGCAGCACCAAAGGCTCCTGGTTGGGGTAATCAAGATTTTTGA